From one Misgurnus anguillicaudatus chromosome 2, ASM2758022v2, whole genome shotgun sequence genomic stretch:
- the bmi1b gene encoding polycomb complex protein BMI-1-B isoform X2, with the protein MHRTTRIKITELNPHLMCVLCGGYFIDATTIVECLHSFCKLCIVRYLETSKYCPICDVQVHKTKPLLNIRSDKTLQDIVYKLVPGLFKNEMKRRRDFYAAHPSVDATNGSNEDRGEVADEDKRIIADDEIISLSIEFFDQSKFQSKDGEEKEATREANVKRYLQCPAAMTVMHLRKFLRSKMDIPCTFQIEVMYEDEPLKDYYTLMDIAYIYTWRRNGPLPLKYRVRPGCKKMKLSGPRDDMTGGRRPETESDSSSDKPNSPAAAAPSTSSSLPSPSTPIQSPHPNFPHISTLNGVSAKVGPNSQAPFSNKVCKTSLNGSNCLG; encoded by the exons CCATTGTTGAATGTTTGCACTCAT TCTGCAAACTGTGTATTGTGAGGTATCTGGAGACCAgcaaatattgtcctatttGTGATGTTcaagttcataaaacaaaaCCTCTCCTGAATATCAG GTCAGACAAGACCCTTCAGGACATTGTATACAAGCTGGTACCTGGTTTGTTCAAAA ATGAAATGAAAAGAAGGCGTGATTTTTATGCTGCACATCCATCAGTTGATg CTACAAATGGTTCTAATGAGGATAGAGGAGAGGTGGCAGATGAAGACAAGAGAATCATTGCTGATGATGAGATCATCAGTTTGTCCATTGAGTTTTTTGATCAGAGCAA ATTTCAAAGTAAAGATGGAGAAGAAAAAGAAGCTACAAGAGAG GCTAATGTAAAACGGTACTTACAATGTCCTGCCGCTATGACAGTGATGCATCTCAGAAAATTTCTCAGAAGTAAAATGGATATACCATGCACCTTTCAG aTTGAGGTTATGTATGAAGATGAGCCTTTGAAAGATTACTATACTCTTATGGATATTGCTTATATCTACACATGGAGAAGG AATGGACCACTGCCATTGAAGTACAGAGTTCGGCCCGGTTGCAAAAAAATGAAGTTAAGCGGCCCAAGGGATGACATGACTGGTGGGAGAAGGCCTGAAACAGAAAGTGACTCCAGCAGTGACAAACCAAATAGCCCAGCTGCTGCTGCACCCTCTACATCCTCCTCTCTGCCCAGCCCAAGCACTCCTATCCAGTCTCCACATCCCAACTTCCCTCATATTTCCACACTTAATGGAGTTTCTGCCAAAGTGGGCCCAAACAGCCAAGCTCCTTTCAGCAACAAAGTCTGCAAAACCTCTCTTAATGGATCCAACTGTCTTGGGTGA